A portion of the Acidisarcina polymorpha genome contains these proteins:
- the nadA gene encoding quinolinate synthase NadA, whose translation MIRIGERPAGTNGSVPSATGACSTDLADEPWLFDMQEPGYGPGASMHDTLPPSSPRQGFLPQEYRQASKGELDQRIRTAKAALGERLVILGHFYQRDEVVQYADFVGDSFQLANAARTRPLAEFIVFCGVHFMAETADMLSRPDQAVVLPNLAAGCSMADMADLDSVKDCWEELTEVLGDAPDGAGRQPVVPVTYMNSSAALKGFCGEHGGIVCTSSNATEVLKWALARGQRALFFPDQHLGRNTGKAIGIPLEQMPLWDPSRQLGGSDALTLQRSRVILWHGFCSVHKRFTVNQIAAARQRFPEVRVIVHPECPMPVVDAADASGSTDYITKAIAAAPTGSTFAIGTEINLVQRLANQYPQHKIFCLDSVVCPCSTMYRIHPSYLAWVLEALNRGEVLNRITVPEQIAKPSRIALERMLSLKPESKPESRIESPVASL comes from the coding sequence TTGATTCGCATAGGCGAACGGCCCGCGGGCACAAACGGGTCCGTGCCATCAGCCACCGGTGCATGCTCTACCGATTTGGCAGATGAGCCTTGGTTGTTTGACATGCAGGAGCCCGGTTATGGCCCTGGGGCGTCCATGCATGACACTCTGCCGCCCAGTTCGCCGCGCCAGGGCTTTCTTCCGCAGGAATATCGACAGGCCTCGAAGGGCGAACTCGATCAGCGGATCCGCACAGCCAAGGCTGCCCTGGGGGAGCGGTTGGTGATCCTGGGCCATTTCTACCAGCGCGACGAAGTCGTGCAATATGCCGACTTTGTCGGTGACTCCTTCCAACTCGCGAACGCCGCCAGAACCCGTCCGTTGGCCGAGTTCATCGTTTTCTGCGGCGTGCACTTCATGGCCGAAACCGCCGACATGCTTTCACGCCCCGATCAGGCCGTCGTTCTGCCGAACCTGGCAGCCGGCTGTTCGATGGCGGACATGGCCGACCTTGATTCCGTCAAGGACTGCTGGGAGGAGCTCACAGAGGTTCTTGGGGACGCGCCAGACGGAGCAGGCCGCCAGCCGGTGGTCCCCGTAACTTATATGAACTCCTCGGCAGCCCTGAAAGGCTTCTGCGGAGAGCACGGGGGCATTGTCTGCACCTCGTCGAACGCGACCGAAGTGCTCAAGTGGGCTCTGGCTCGCGGTCAGCGCGCCCTCTTCTTTCCCGACCAGCACCTTGGCCGCAACACCGGTAAAGCGATCGGCATCCCGCTTGAGCAAATGCCGCTTTGGGATCCCAGCCGGCAGCTAGGCGGTTCAGACGCATTGACGCTGCAGAGGTCCCGCGTCATCCTTTGGCACGGTTTTTGCTCGGTGCATAAGCGCTTCACCGTGAATCAGATCGCAGCCGCGCGTCAGCGCTTCCCTGAAGTTCGCGTCATTGTGCACCCGGAGTGCCCAATGCCCGTCGTAGATGCGGCGGATGCCTCGGGATCGACAGACTACATTACCAAGGCGATCGCCGCTGCCCCCACCGGCAGTACGTTTGCCATCGGAACTGAGATCAACCTGGTGCAGCGGCTTGCCAACCAGTATCCGCAGCATAAAATCTTCTGTCTGGACTCAGTCGTTTGCCCCTGCTCGACCATGTACCGCATCCATCCGAGCTATCTGGCCTGGGTGCTCGAAGCGCTCAATCGTGGTGAGGTGCTGAATCGCATCACGGTGCCGGAGCAGATCGCCAAGCCCTCGCGCATCGCCCTGGAACGCATGCTTAGCCTCAAACCGGAGTCGAAACCGGAATCCAGGATCGAGAGCCCGGTGGCATCCCTATGA
- the nadB gene encoding L-aspartate oxidase, which translates to MKRILVVGSGIAGLIAALELSRKHAVTLVTKARLEDSNTRFAQGGIAAAMFSDDSVAEHIADTLRAGAGLCDPQAVEVLCSEGPRRIRDLVRLGVAFDQHNGELARGLEAAHTRARVLHAGGDSTGLNIELALARAVRAAGIPVMEHTFARDLILRKERVAGLDVLEADGALHELYADAVVLASGGAGQLYSHTTNPSVATGDGLAMALRAGAQLTDLEFYQFHPTALAGPDTFLISEAVRGDGAVLLDANGRRFMQHIHAGAELAPRDVVARGIARQMAAQNGLPVMLDATSLGASFLARRFPTIDAACRTRGLDWSGTPIPVTPAAHYWMGGVRTDIWGRTSLPGLFAVGEVACTGVHGANRLASNSLLESLVFAWRCAELLLKEDVNEIKSAPFSPFITGAKEAAVTFPLSPHLSANNSEPVSRQALQSLMWNAAGIERTASSLGACAKQLDRWRPGGGTIHDLETANLLALARVMVAAALARRESRGAHFREDFPETSTGFQHSLVASQEVANTTTTC; encoded by the coding sequence ATGAAGCGCATCCTTGTCGTCGGGAGCGGCATCGCCGGTCTCATCGCTGCTCTGGAGCTTAGCCGCAAGCACGCGGTCACCCTGGTCACCAAGGCGCGGCTTGAAGACAGCAACACCCGCTTCGCGCAGGGCGGCATCGCTGCGGCGATGTTCTCTGACGACAGCGTCGCTGAGCACATCGCTGACACGCTGCGCGCCGGCGCCGGCCTGTGCGATCCGCAGGCTGTGGAAGTGCTTTGCTCCGAGGGGCCGCGGCGCATTCGCGATCTCGTAAGGCTCGGGGTTGCCTTTGACCAGCACAATGGAGAGCTGGCGCGAGGACTCGAGGCCGCTCACACCCGCGCTCGAGTTCTGCACGCCGGCGGAGACTCCACTGGACTTAACATAGAGCTGGCGTTGGCCCGCGCTGTCCGCGCGGCCGGTATCCCGGTGATGGAACACACCTTCGCTCGCGACCTTATCCTGCGTAAGGAACGGGTTGCAGGCCTTGACGTGTTGGAAGCCGATGGCGCCCTGCATGAACTTTACGCTGACGCTGTAGTGCTGGCCAGTGGCGGCGCAGGCCAACTTTATTCGCACACCACCAATCCATCGGTCGCTACCGGGGATGGCCTCGCCATGGCACTCCGTGCGGGCGCGCAGCTTACCGATCTGGAGTTCTACCAGTTCCACCCGACAGCGCTGGCAGGCCCGGATACCTTCCTTATCTCGGAAGCGGTTCGCGGCGATGGAGCGGTCTTGCTCGACGCCAATGGGCGCCGTTTTATGCAGCACATTCATGCCGGCGCCGAACTCGCCCCGCGCGATGTGGTAGCCCGAGGGATCGCCCGCCAGATGGCCGCGCAAAATGGCCTGCCGGTGATGCTCGACGCGACGAGCCTAGGTGCATCGTTCCTTGCCCGACGCTTTCCTACCATCGACGCCGCCTGCCGGACTCGCGGCCTCGACTGGTCCGGGACACCGATACCAGTGACCCCCGCAGCCCACTATTGGATGGGCGGCGTGCGCACAGATATTTGGGGACGCACTTCCCTGCCAGGTCTCTTCGCTGTCGGCGAAGTCGCCTGCACTGGCGTTCACGGAGCCAACCGCCTCGCTTCCAATTCCCTGCTAGAAAGCCTAGTCTTCGCCTGGCGATGCGCGGAACTATTGCTTAAGGAAGATGTCAACGAGATAAAGTCCGCACCTTTTTCGCCCTTCATCACCGGAGCGAAGGAAGCCGCTGTGACATTTCCGCTGTCACCACATCTCTCCGCAAACAACAGCGAACCAGTAAGCCGGCAGGCGCTGCAAAGCCTGATGTGGAATGCAGCTGGAATTGAACGAACTGCTTCCAGTCTCGGCGCTTGCGCAAAGCAGTTGGATCGATGGCGTCCGGGAGGAGGCACGATACACGACCTCGAAACCGCCAACCTGCTCGCGCTTGCAAGAGTGATGGTCGCTGCTGCTCTGGCACGGCGGGAATCGCGCGGCGCGCATTTCAGGGAAGATTTTCCTGAAACCTCCACCGGCTTTCAGCACTCCTTGGTCGCCTCACAGGAAGTTGCGAACACCACGACCACATGCTGA
- the nadC gene encoding carboxylating nicotinate-nucleotide diphosphorylase has translation MLIRPGTEAIQRLVRIAQEEDAPWGDLTSQSLISASARVSARLVAREPGVLSGEDVFAAAMSLTDSAIDTRFHLHDAESFPAGAVLATVDGPAQAILQAERVALNFVQRMSGIATQTAQYVTAVAGTRARIVDTRKTTPGLRLIERYAVRCGGGHNHRYSLSDAVMVKDNHLAILAATGAVNVTEALQSMRTRLSHTTHVEVEVDRPEQIEAVLAAGVDTILLDNFTTAQLSSAVAEIAGRVLVEASGGVTLAGIREIAETGVDIISVGALTHNIRSLDLGLDIV, from the coding sequence ATGCTGATCCGGCCGGGCACCGAAGCCATCCAGCGTCTTGTCCGCATAGCGCAGGAGGAAGACGCTCCGTGGGGCGACCTTACCTCGCAATCCCTCATTTCGGCGTCGGCACGCGTAAGTGCGCGCCTGGTAGCGCGGGAACCCGGCGTACTTAGCGGAGAAGATGTTTTTGCCGCCGCCATGTCGCTCACCGACTCCGCCATCGACACGCGCTTCCATCTGCATGACGCAGAGTCTTTCCCGGCAGGAGCAGTGCTCGCCACAGTGGATGGACCGGCCCAAGCCATCCTGCAGGCAGAACGTGTCGCTCTCAACTTCGTTCAGCGCATGTCCGGCATCGCAACCCAGACGGCGCAATATGTAACAGCCGTTGCAGGGACACGGGCGCGGATCGTCGACACGCGCAAGACCACACCGGGTCTCCGTCTTATCGAACGTTATGCCGTCCGCTGCGGAGGCGGCCATAATCACCGCTACTCCCTTTCCGATGCCGTGATGGTCAAGGACAATCATCTTGCCATCCTGGCAGCCACGGGAGCCGTGAATGTGACGGAAGCACTGCAATCCATGCGTACCCGTCTTTCCCACACCACGCACGTCGAAGTAGAGGTCGACCGGCCTGAGCAGATCGAGGCAGTCCTCGCCGCAGGTGTCGATACAATCCTGCTCGACAACTTCACCACAGCACAGCTCTCTTCGGCCGTAGCAGAGATTGCAGGCCGTGTGCTGGTTGAGGCTAGCGGCGGGGTTACGCTCGCCGGCATTCGCGAGATCGCCGAGACCGGAGTAGACATTATCTCGGTCGGAGCGCTGACTCACAACATCCGGTCCCTGGATCTCGGACTCGACATCGTCTGA
- a CDS encoding PKD domain-containing protein: protein MRNSSTIAVRWCMAALLAGSSLAARGEHTSSYEGALKIGVDPTTGRYTIARPASDAYTLQAGAAVQVDGTWLHASDYPHHTIKQSKVDGLLGKASEWEVTYSGIKGKPDLTYHLRAYSDQAFGDVLVTVRNTTNKMIHIGGIRSVDATDRDSTGGRILDLGGPPAEDRVLSDSWSEDRPGMTIHNLADSKQQMHRAVGSQLIYNLQSHESLFLGALTSERFLTVLRLHLVTASGGEPSLSSYEGDSTGTTELQMENSLEHSPAEDQVPLSLPLDPGAELSSERVLFSVSKDYHHQLDTYASLIREIHHARTSAPPLMGWWSWTAYYFGLNQGAALTNAQWEAEHLKSLGYNIFHIDEGYQYARGEYSTPNVTLFPDGLAPLYYKVNRLGLTPGIWTAPFEVSERSWVYQNHPEWLVKNEKGQPIHAGSVEDEKDQLFVLDTTNPAAQDYLRKTYSTLVNDWGVRYIKMDFMDDSAIEGYYYKPNTTALEAQRIGLQTIRDTVGNDVYLDKDGSAMLNPVGFVDYGRISQDTGHTFSASKEAATGIAARYYMNRNYFVADPDAFTVSTQTIQDRTWHESTKPATLDEAEVSISLAAVSGGMFEIGDNLTSLTKDPVRLALIENPDLIQMIRLGKASVPIDLMTYAVEDEQPSIFLLKEDRRQSMLTVFDWTDKQRAHSIDLSAIGLPAAGHHYVVTDVLDTKEMPTLSGGILSIQQPAHSVRVLKIIDTSVPATGPTVEANHPSDGKAGAVLRFSARSHQADPVISYRWDFGDGVTSEGIDVEHTYTESGEYHVVVTATGLGGESSQDRFHIRISGHMPTTFDPSNIMRPRSTKE, encoded by the coding sequence GTGAGAAATAGTTCGACGATCGCGGTTCGATGGTGCATGGCTGCACTGCTTGCTGGAAGTAGCCTGGCCGCCAGGGGTGAGCACACGTCCAGTTATGAGGGCGCTCTTAAAATCGGAGTCGATCCGACGACAGGAAGGTACACGATCGCGAGGCCGGCCTCCGACGCTTACACGCTTCAGGCAGGAGCCGCGGTGCAGGTAGATGGGACCTGGCTTCACGCTTCGGATTATCCGCACCATACGATCAAGCAATCTAAAGTTGATGGACTGCTCGGAAAGGCATCCGAGTGGGAAGTGACTTACTCGGGCATTAAGGGCAAGCCCGATTTGACTTATCATCTCCGCGCGTATTCAGACCAGGCGTTCGGGGACGTCCTGGTGACTGTTAGGAATACCACCAACAAAATGATCCATATTGGTGGGATCCGTTCTGTGGACGCGACCGACCGGGATTCAACCGGCGGACGAATCCTGGATCTGGGCGGTCCCCCAGCCGAAGACCGAGTGCTCTCAGATAGCTGGAGTGAAGATCGTCCTGGTATGACAATTCACAACCTTGCGGATTCCAAACAGCAGATGCATCGCGCTGTGGGAAGCCAGCTCATCTACAACCTTCAGAGCCATGAGAGTCTGTTTCTGGGCGCGCTTACATCTGAACGCTTCCTGACAGTTCTGAGGCTTCATCTAGTCACCGCATCTGGCGGAGAACCGAGTCTCTCATCCTACGAGGGCGATTCAACTGGGACTACCGAGCTCCAGATGGAAAATTCGCTCGAACATTCCCCCGCAGAAGACCAGGTGCCATTGAGTCTTCCCCTCGACCCGGGCGCGGAGCTCTCTTCGGAGCGCGTGCTCTTCAGCGTCTCCAAGGATTACCACCACCAGCTTGACACCTACGCCTCGCTGATCCGGGAGATCCACCACGCGAGAACGTCGGCTCCTCCACTTATGGGTTGGTGGAGCTGGACGGCTTATTATTTCGGCCTGAACCAGGGCGCCGCTCTGACCAATGCTCAGTGGGAAGCGGAGCATCTTAAATCCCTCGGCTATAACATCTTTCACATCGACGAAGGCTACCAGTATGCTCGCGGAGAATATAGCACACCCAACGTAACCTTATTTCCTGACGGTCTCGCGCCGCTCTATTACAAGGTGAACCGGCTGGGGTTGACCCCGGGTATCTGGACGGCTCCTTTTGAGGTATCGGAGCGTTCGTGGGTCTATCAGAATCACCCTGAATGGCTGGTCAAGAATGAAAAGGGCCAGCCGATACATGCGGGCAGTGTTGAGGATGAAAAAGATCAACTTTTCGTTCTCGACACAACCAACCCTGCCGCACAGGATTACCTGCGAAAGACATATTCCACGCTTGTGAATGATTGGGGCGTTCGATATATCAAGATGGATTTTATGGATGACAGCGCTATAGAAGGCTATTACTACAAGCCAAATACAACCGCCTTGGAAGCGCAGCGGATTGGGTTACAAACGATTAGAGACACTGTTGGGAACGACGTCTACCTGGATAAGGACGGAAGCGCCATGCTGAATCCAGTAGGCTTCGTGGACTACGGCCGGATCTCGCAGGATACCGGGCATACCTTCAGCGCCAGCAAAGAGGCCGCAACTGGAATCGCTGCAAGGTACTACATGAATCGTAATTATTTCGTGGCAGATCCGGATGCCTTCACCGTATCGACGCAAACAATCCAGGATCGTACATGGCACGAGAGCACCAAGCCTGCAACGTTGGATGAAGCGGAGGTCTCCATTTCGCTTGCTGCTGTCTCGGGCGGCATGTTTGAAATTGGTGACAATCTGACGTCGTTGACCAAGGACCCTGTTCGCTTAGCTCTCATTGAAAACCCCGACCTGATCCAGATGATACGGCTGGGAAAGGCCTCTGTGCCGATCGATCTCATGACCTATGCAGTAGAGGATGAGCAGCCGAGTATTTTCCTTCTTAAGGAGGACCGTCGACAGAGCATGTTGACCGTGTTCGACTGGACCGACAAACAACGGGCACACTCAATCGACCTTTCAGCGATCGGACTGCCTGCTGCAGGCCATCACTACGTGGTCACAGATGTTCTCGATACAAAGGAGATGCCGACCCTAAGCGGTGGCATCTTATCGATCCAGCAGCCAGCGCATTCCGTACGCGTGCTGAAAATCATTGATACAAGTGTTCCTGCGACGGGTCCCACCGTCGAGGCGAACCATCCCTCGGACGGTAAGGCGGGGGCCGTGCTTCGATTCTCAGCCCGGAGTCACCAAGCCGATCCGGTGATCTCCTATCGTTGGGACTTCGGAGATGGCGTTACATCGGAAGGCATTGATGTGGAACACACCTATACAGAATCGGGTGAATATCACGTTGTTGTTACGGCAACGGGCCTTGGCGGGGAGAGTTCTCAAGATCGTTTTCACATCCGCATCTCTGGTCATATGCCGACGACCTTCGACCCGTCCAACATCATGCGTCCTCGGTCAACAAAGGAGTAG
- a CDS encoding TonB-dependent receptor → MSHNDCISNPQRQIPKWPAFRVAFVFLSLFAGLPGMTTALAQYTTARLSGIVADRTNAAVPGATVTVSQVTTGYSQTAKTSATGEYSFPSLPVGSYQLTVEMTGFNEYVQKGIVLEVGQAANQNVTLSVGGVSQQVTVEANASLVTTDDPAVGQVIEQRSIQGLPLNGREAQQLVFLVPGAVDVTSLNCGVGCEGGVLPGEQYAKVNGGGANGVYYLLDGVDYNDLYLNTNLPFPSPDALEEFNVQTGNMSATYGNATGGVVNAVSKSGTDSIHGSAFEYLRNYAMDAKNYFATSPNPLKQNQFGGTIGGPILKRRLFYFGSYQGTRQNTAINGLVAFVPTAAERTGDFSDLLVVSPSNPTPIQLVNPNTGASYNNNQVPLSDLDPTAGYLLQHLPLPNGPGRQLTYNGAPSIQKTDEYLAKVDYNIGKHHLSVHYFQLNYNIPVILPPADNILASNTEFPQSLGLKNISVVDIYTISPTILLNSYFGYTSQTGQTLSPAPFTIQDAGSLIAQPTNFKPTLNVGVAGNFTIGEQPASGTWDRGDQSLREVATYIKGAHQIQFGGEIMRVTAPMGNSYQADGVFTFSNSLTGDNVADFELGAVSSFTQAGGLYLNFTGFNWSAFVQDNWKATPRLTLSAGLRWDPFIPYKDSQGRVGCFVPGAQSLRYPNAPAGLIFGGSNHDPGCPSSSIYSTFSEFGPRLGFAYQLTSDGKTSVRGGAGYYYQPPNLVAFEDVVGIPPFAPIVNLSAVNFTDPYGSGGIANPFPAQFGPNTPGAAATFPQDISFTQIFDRHFRPPQILMWNMTLEHGFGANWLVRAAYLGNKGTHLGGTGDQEAGLLAVNPAVYIPGQSTEDNTQQRRIYPSFGFVDSINSGVISNYNSLQLSLEKRLTHGLSFLTNFTWSRSLNNFGPYGQPGALNTNSCSCGRYFDYGPDGGDVNKVFRISGVYAFPNARFKGVLDKVVNGWNLTAIMNWQTGFPFTVFSDFDNSFSGMGADRADLTAPSIKNVVLSNGRSHANLVNEWFNTSDFAPNQVGTFGNTGKNALRGPRFANTDLALLKDAKINERVGLEFRAEFYNVFNNVNFGAPDAGLTDSGFGQITSAFDPRILQMALRLSF, encoded by the coding sequence TTGTCACACAATGATTGCATTTCTAATCCCCAACGCCAGATTCCTAAGTGGCCAGCGTTCAGGGTTGCTTTCGTTTTCTTATCTTTGTTCGCCGGCCTCCCGGGGATGACAACGGCGCTTGCCCAGTACACGACCGCCCGGCTCAGCGGCATTGTGGCAGACCGCACGAATGCGGCTGTGCCAGGGGCGACGGTGACCGTCTCGCAGGTGACGACGGGTTATAGTCAAACGGCCAAGACCAGTGCCACGGGGGAATACTCGTTTCCAAGCCTTCCGGTAGGCAGCTACCAGCTCACAGTCGAGATGACTGGCTTTAATGAGTATGTTCAAAAGGGCATTGTCCTCGAAGTCGGCCAGGCCGCGAACCAGAACGTTACACTCAGCGTAGGCGGCGTGAGCCAGCAAGTGACCGTGGAAGCGAATGCATCGCTCGTGACTACTGACGACCCCGCGGTCGGACAGGTGATCGAGCAGAGGAGCATCCAAGGTCTGCCGTTGAACGGGCGCGAAGCGCAGCAATTAGTGTTCCTCGTCCCGGGAGCAGTCGATGTTACGTCGCTGAACTGCGGCGTCGGGTGCGAAGGCGGTGTTCTGCCTGGGGAACAGTATGCCAAGGTCAACGGCGGTGGCGCGAACGGCGTCTACTACCTTCTGGATGGCGTTGACTATAACGATCTCTATCTGAATACGAATCTGCCTTTTCCTAGCCCGGACGCGCTTGAGGAGTTCAATGTCCAGACCGGCAACATGAGCGCGACATATGGAAATGCGACGGGCGGCGTCGTCAATGCCGTCAGCAAGTCGGGAACAGACAGTATTCATGGCAGCGCCTTTGAATACCTCCGGAACTACGCCATGGATGCGAAGAACTACTTTGCGACTTCCCCAAACCCCCTCAAGCAGAACCAATTTGGCGGAACGATTGGCGGACCTATCCTCAAGCGAAGGCTGTTCTATTTTGGTTCCTATCAAGGCACCCGGCAGAACACTGCAATCAATGGCCTGGTCGCCTTTGTGCCCACTGCCGCGGAACGCACGGGCGATTTCTCGGACCTGCTGGTGGTCTCGCCCTCGAATCCCACACCCATTCAGCTGGTTAACCCGAATACAGGCGCAAGCTACAACAACAATCAGGTTCCGCTATCCGATCTCGATCCGACCGCCGGCTATCTGTTACAGCACCTTCCTCTTCCGAATGGCCCCGGCCGCCAGCTAACTTACAACGGCGCTCCTTCCATACAGAAGACCGACGAGTATCTCGCGAAAGTGGATTACAACATTGGGAAACATCACTTAAGCGTGCATTACTTTCAGCTGAACTACAATATTCCGGTGATTCTGCCCCCCGCAGACAACATTCTTGCAAGCAACACAGAGTTTCCTCAAAGTCTGGGGCTTAAGAACATCAGCGTCGTAGATATTTACACGATCTCTCCGACGATTCTTTTGAACAGCTATTTCGGATATACGAGTCAAACCGGACAGACCCTTTCTCCTGCTCCTTTCACTATCCAGGATGCCGGCTCGCTGATCGCGCAACCCACCAACTTCAAACCCACGCTCAACGTGGGAGTGGCGGGAAACTTCACGATTGGGGAACAGCCGGCCAGCGGCACCTGGGACCGGGGGGACCAATCGCTTCGTGAAGTGGCCACCTACATCAAGGGCGCTCATCAGATTCAATTCGGCGGCGAAATCATGCGGGTGACCGCACCGATGGGCAATTCCTATCAGGCGGACGGTGTATTTACTTTCTCAAACAGCCTCACCGGCGACAATGTCGCCGACTTCGAACTTGGTGCTGTCTCAAGCTTCACGCAGGCCGGCGGGTTGTATCTCAACTTCACCGGCTTTAACTGGAGCGCCTTCGTCCAGGACAATTGGAAAGCAACTCCACGGCTGACGCTGAGTGCCGGCTTACGCTGGGACCCTTTCATTCCTTACAAAGACAGCCAGGGCCGAGTGGGCTGTTTCGTTCCCGGGGCACAATCTCTGAGGTATCCAAACGCGCCCGCAGGGCTGATTTTCGGTGGGAGTAATCACGATCCGGGCTGTCCTTCGTCTTCGATCTATAGCACCTTCAGCGAATTCGGACCACGCCTGGGATTCGCATACCAACTCACGTCAGATGGAAAGACAAGTGTGCGCGGCGGAGCAGGCTACTACTACCAACCGCCCAACCTGGTAGCTTTTGAAGATGTTGTCGGAATCCCTCCGTTCGCCCCTATCGTGAATCTTTCGGCCGTGAACTTCACCGATCCTTATGGGAGCGGCGGCATAGCAAATCCATTTCCCGCGCAGTTCGGTCCCAACACCCCTGGTGCGGCTGCCACATTTCCTCAGGACATTTCGTTCACGCAGATTTTCGATCGGCACTTTCGTCCGCCGCAGATCCTGATGTGGAACATGACTTTGGAGCATGGATTTGGAGCAAACTGGCTAGTACGTGCCGCATACTTGGGGAACAAAGGCACTCATCTTGGAGGCACCGGAGATCAGGAAGCTGGACTGCTAGCGGTCAATCCGGCTGTTTACATCCCAGGACAGTCAACGGAAGATAACACCCAGCAACGGCGTATTTACCCGTCGTTCGGTTTTGTGGATTCGATCAATTCCGGAGTTATCAGCAACTATAACTCCCTCCAACTCTCGCTGGAGAAGCGCTTGACCCACGGGCTCTCATTTCTGACAAATTTCACCTGGTCCCGGTCCCTCAATAACTTTGGTCCTTACGGCCAGCCTGGTGCGCTCAATACGAACTCATGTAGCTGCGGCCGCTATTTCGATTACGGCCCGGACGGCGGAGATGTCAATAAAGTCTTCAGGATTTCCGGTGTCTATGCATTTCCTAACGCTCGGTTCAAAGGGGTGCTAGATAAGGTCGTGAATGGATGGAATCTGACCGCCATCATGAACTGGCAGACAGGCTTTCCATTTACTGTATTCAGCGATTTTGATAACTCCTTCAGCGGAATGGGGGCCGATCGCGCGGACCTCACAGCTCCTAGCATCAAGAACGTGGTGTTAAGCAACGGGCGATCCCATGCGAACTTAGTCAACGAATGGTTTAACACCAGCGACTTCGCCCCAAACCAGGTTGGAACCTTTGGCAACACAGGAAAGAATGCTCTTCGCGGACCGCGATTCGCCAACACCGATCTGGCCCTGTTAAAAGACGCAAAGATCAATGAACGCGTTGGGCTTGAGTTCCGGGCAGAGTTCTACAACGTCTTCAACAACGTAAACTTCGGCGCACCGGATGCCGGGCTGACTGATAGCGGTTTTGGCCAGATCACTTCCGCTTTCGATCCCCGAATCCTCCAGATGGCCTTACGGCTCTCATTCTGA
- a CDS encoding Gfo/Idh/MocA family protein, with the protein MDEAGQIDRRTLLKSAGGALMAACMDARSYARILGANDRIRLGQLGCGDRSEGHVHMVQLAAKQMPVETVAVCDLWTLARERRAAQVKKAFLQEPASYKYSEEMLGRKDLDGVMIATGDHQHAKLCIEVVQAGKDCYVEKPFANVLAEAKNARDAVKASKQIVQMGTQHRSQPYMLAVRDILRSGKIGDIVQIEQEWNVNEERWRFVGVDTGISPEMLMDKKMEWKSWLYGRPSQLREEDTDWKRWLLGKPDRPFDPHVYLEFRLYKDFSSGIFDQWLSHGCDLVHLWTDQTHPVSAVANGGTFIWKDGRENPDTCVAAVTYPNGFLYTYKTTFGNSYRSFSRILGRNGTIENYGGEGASLFVTTQEGGRREFDPWESGPVYTPKSLPMPLGEGAETLQVPGAPPATSLGPDDDDAGHLVNWLEAMQARKQPNATVDHGFSHSIVCMMAAQSYWSGKRLYWDALREEIVDEPLSPT; encoded by the coding sequence ATGGATGAGGCAGGCCAGATCGACCGACGAACACTGCTGAAGAGCGCCGGAGGCGCGCTGATGGCCGCCTGCATGGATGCGCGTTCTTATGCGCGGATCCTGGGAGCCAACGATCGTATCCGCTTGGGACAGCTCGGGTGCGGAGACCGAAGCGAAGGCCATGTACACATGGTGCAACTCGCCGCAAAGCAGATGCCGGTAGAAACTGTAGCTGTCTGCGACTTATGGACCCTGGCGCGGGAACGTCGTGCCGCCCAAGTGAAAAAGGCCTTTCTCCAGGAGCCAGCAAGCTACAAATATTCGGAAGAGATGCTAGGCCGGAAGGATCTAGACGGCGTGATGATCGCAACTGGCGACCACCAGCACGCAAAACTTTGCATCGAGGTGGTCCAGGCTGGCAAAGATTGTTATGTAGAGAAACCTTTCGCCAATGTGCTTGCCGAGGCTAAGAACGCGCGCGACGCAGTCAAGGCTTCGAAACAGATCGTACAGATGGGAACGCAGCATCGCAGTCAGCCCTACATGCTCGCCGTTCGCGACATCCTGCGCTCAGGAAAGATAGGCGACATCGTCCAGATCGAACAGGAGTGGAACGTCAACGAAGAGCGCTGGCGGTTTGTGGGAGTGGACACGGGCATTTCGCCAGAGATGCTGATGGACAAGAAGATGGAATGGAAGAGCTGGCTGTATGGCCGGCCATCCCAACTTCGCGAGGAGGATACGGACTGGAAGCGCTGGTTGCTCGGCAAACCAGATCGGCCGTTCGATCCGCACGTCTATCTTGAGTTTCGGCTTTACAAGGATTTTTCCTCCGGGATCTTCGACCAGTGGCTTAGTCATGGGTGCGACCTGGTTCACCTGTGGACAGACCAGACCCATCCTGTAAGCGCAGTCGCTAACGGCGGGACCTTTATCTGGAAAGATGGTCGTGAAAATCCTGATACCTGCGTGGCTGCCGTGACCTATCCTAATGGATTTCTGTATACCTACAAGACGACATTCGGAAACAGTTATCGGAGCTTTTCGCGCATCCTCGGGCGGAATGGGACCATCGAGAATTACGGAGGCGAAGGCGCCTCCCTCTTCGTTACCACTCAGGAAGGCGGCAGGCGGGAATTCGACCCGTGGGAGTCAGGCCCCGTCTACACCCCGAAATCGCTACCGATGCCCCTCGGGGAAGGGGCGGAGACACTGCAGGTTCCCGGAGCGCCGCCCGCTACATCGCTAGGGCCCGACGATGACGATGCCGGCCATCTGGTGAACTGGCTCGAGGCCATGCAGGCGCGTAAACAACCGAACGCCACTGTTGATCATGGCTTCTCGCACTCTATCGTCTGCATGATGGCCGCGCAATCGTACTGGTCAGGAAAGCGCTTGTACTGGGACGCTTTGCGCGAGGAGATTGTCGACGAGCCGCTCAGCCCCACCTGA